Proteins encoded by one window of Cannabis sativa cultivar Pink pepper isolate KNU-18-1 chromosome 4, ASM2916894v1, whole genome shotgun sequence:
- the LOC115712314 gene encoding uncharacterized protein LOC115712314 — protein sequence MRVVKQVWERVGIGTSLAAAGTTFLDWCILIFKTLTAEKQCLVAALCWAVWGARNDVVWQGKPINISAIVASARSYLDQWQNAQKTQIESSWSDLQDYDGTERWIKPQNNSIKINVDAAIFEGQNRFGGAIVIRDHNGFLIEGHTKLHRGNIAPSVAEALSFREALSWIKDHQSYPVWVETDCLLVIQALRSSTSLTSYFGCVIQECKAIMGNIPTELLPILVTEFEG from the exons ATGAG AGTGGTCAAGCAAGTCTGGGAGAGAGTAGGCATCGGGACTTCATTGGCTGCTGCAGGGACAACTTTTCTGGACTGGTGTATCCTCATTTTCAAGACTTTGACAGCAGAAAAACAATGTCTTGTTGCTGCACTGTGTTGGGCAGTTTGGGGAGCTAGGAATGATGTTGTTTGGCAAGGGAAACCGATTAATATTTCAGCAATAGTAGCTTCTGCAAGAAGTTATCTTGATCAATGGCAAAACGCTCAAAAAACTCAAATTGAGTCATCTTGGTCTGATCTTCAAGACTATGATGGGACAGAGCGATGGATTAAACCACAGAATAATAGTATCAAGATCAACGTGGATGCGGCTATATTTGAAGGACAAAATCGGTTTGGGGGTGCTATTGTTATTAGAGATCATAATGGTTTTTTAATTGAAGGCCATACTAAATTGCACCGAGGCAACATTGCTCCTTCTGTAGCAGAGGCTTTGAGCTTTCGGGAAGCCTTAAGCTGGATCAAAGATCACCAATCCTATCCCGTATGGGTGGAGACCGACTGCCTTCTGGTCATTCAAGCTTTAAGGAGCTCGACTAGTTTGACTTCTTATTTTGGTTGTGTGATTCAGGAATGTAAAGCCAT TATGGGAAACATCCCTACTGAGTTGTTGCCTATTTTGGTGACAGAGTTTGAaggttaa
- the LOC115715056 gene encoding mitogen-activated protein kinase kinase kinase 20-like, producing the protein MENSVFDKDFEKKSVFDFDEEVEKSVNPNAPKWIRGPLLAKGGFGSVFLAEMIETTHVLRGRARFHQPIVVKTTLFSKGELVNEKKILDLFVNCPFIIQCYGDDTTISILDCGNGIDKEVTLYNVFLEYASGGTLFDFIKDSPLYNESKQIKQFLQEILIGVKCIHEKGIVHCDLKLENILLVKEREEDNIFVAKICDFGLSKMSGDWMTPIQGTKAYWAPECVSENPIQEQYSDIWAIGVMVLYMLTKKLEWSEELSKHISEEAKDFLMRCFETNPLKRPSAKMLLGHPFVTGKKIIKKNYRSKI; encoded by the coding sequence ATGGAAAATTCAGTTTTTGATAAAGACTTTGAAAAGAAATCAGTTTTTGATTTTGATGAAGAAGTAGAAAAGAGTGTAAACCCTAATGCACCTAAATGGATTAGGGGTCCACTCCTTGCAAAAGGAGGATTTGGTTCGGTTTTCTTAGCCGAAATGATTGAAACAACACATGTTCTAAGGGGGCGTGCACGCTTTCATCAACCTATAGTTGTCAAAACTACGTTATTTTCTAAGGGTGAACTCGTTAATGAGAAGAAGATTCTAGATCTTTTCGTAAATTGTCCTTTTATTATTCAGTGTTATGGAGATGACACAACAATTAGCATTCTTGATTGTGGTAATGGCATTGATAAAGAAGTTAcattgtataatgtgttcttGGAGTACGCTTCGGGTGGAACATTGTTTGATTTCATTAAGGATTCTCCGCTTTACAATGAGTCCAAACAAATCAAACAATTCTTACAAGAGATTTTAATAGGTGTTAAGTGTATTCACGAAAAAGGAATTGTTCACTGTGATCTAAAATTAGAGAATATACTATTGGTCAAAGAGCGAGAagaagataatatttttgtggCTAAAATTTGTGATTTCGGGTTGTCGAAGATGTCGGGTGATTGGATGACTCCCATTCAAGGCACTAAGGCGTATTGGGCACCAGAGTGTGTAAGTGAAAACCCAATTCAAGAACAATACTCAGATATTTGGGCAATTGGTGTAATGGTTCTCTATATGTTAACAAAAAAATTAGAGTGGAGTGAAGAATTAAGTAAGCATATTTCTGAAGAGGCAAAGGATTTTTTGATGAGGTGTTTCGAAACTAATCCCCTTAAGAGACCATCAGCAAAGATGCTTTTAGGTCACCCATTCGTTACtgggaaaaaaattataaaaaaaaattatcgttCGAAAATTTGA
- the LOC115712275 gene encoding mitogen-activated protein kinase kinase kinase 20, protein MDKYEGDLEESLHSSPYWIRGSMLGKGGFGSVYLARMVKEPSPFYDGATLVRGFHPIMAVKTSRLEKSEELENEKKFIEYFDDCPYIIKCYGHDTTLKSINGKEEVHYNVFLEYAIGGTLFDFILASPLYNESKQVKQFLQQILRGVDYIHEKGFVHCDLKPQNVLLVKEIREEYYFFVAKISDFGLAKMVDNSTTRVRGTKAYLAPECRGEDGVQGQYSDIWAIGVMVLFMLTKNLNWNNNLYYNISNEAIDFILKCTNLNPSKRPSARMLLNHPFITNM, encoded by the coding sequence ATGGATAAATATGAAGGAGATTTAGAAGAGAGTTTGCATTCTTCTCCCTATTGGATTAGGGGTTCCATGCTTGGAAAAGGTGGGTTTGGTTCTGTTTACCTCGCGAGAATGGTTAAAGAACCATCACCATTTTATGATGGAGCTACGCTTGTTCGTGGGTTCCATCCAATCATGGCTGTCAAAACTTCACGTCTTGAAAAGAGTGAAGAAttagaaaacgaaaaaaaatttattgaatATTTCGATGATTGTCCTTACATCATTAAGTGCTATGGTCATGATACTACTCTTAAGAGTATTAATGGTAAGGAGGAAGTGCATTACAATGTATTCTTGGAATACGCTATTGGGGGGACACTGTTTGATTTCATCTTAGCTTCTCCCCTTTACAACGAATCTAAACAAGTCAAACAGTTTCTTCAACAAATTTTGAGAGGTGTTGATTATATTCATGAGAAGGGGTTTGTACACTGTGATCTAAAACCTCAGAACGTATTATTAGTCAAAGAGATAAGAGAAGAATATTATTTCTTTGTGGCTAAAATTTCTGATTTTGGATTGGCAAAGATGGTTGACAACTCGACAACTCGGGTTAGAGGTACTAAAGCATATTTAGCTCCAGAGTGTCGAGGTGAAGACGGAGTACAAGGACAGTATTCGGACATTTGGGCAATTGGTGTCATGGTTTTATTCATGTTAACTAAAAACCTAAATTGGAACAATAATCTATACTACAATATTTCCAACGAAGCTATTGATTTTATATTGAAATGCACCAATCTTAATCCTTCCAAGAGACCATCAGCAAGGATGCTTCTGAATCACCCCTTTATAACAAATATGTAA